The following coding sequences lie in one Miscanthus floridulus cultivar M001 chromosome 9, ASM1932011v1, whole genome shotgun sequence genomic window:
- the LOC136481827 gene encoding uncharacterized protein isoform X1: protein MQSLLTLSRFHFCVVPAWRKLPPQRHLLCCLLPHSTSIYPRSRGRQRRRWPTGFLLFAHRPTLSGRGCRRLAMADASDNPADGYYSGRPLEYDAQQAQAQPQATAGEQANGLLVAAPQPQPRQDVGEQVANHTHVHGVPGYYKGRVNNTNTVAAPPSAAPLVASPLPAPAAQPERNLSWIGKCLMCFTGGRNKR from the exons ATGCAAAGTCTTCTCACTCTTAGTCGATTCCATTTCTGCGTTGTTCCTGCCTGGAGGAAGCTGCCTCCCCAAAGGCACCTGCTCTGCTGTCTACTCCCACATTCCACTTCCATCTATCCAAGAAGCAGAGGCCGGCAACGGAGGCGGTGGCCTACCGGCTTCCTCCTGTTCGCTCATCGTCCCACTCTCTCCGGAAGAGGTTGCCGGAGactcgccatggccgacgcctcgGACAATCCTGCCG ATGGCTACTACAGTGGCCGTCCCCTGGAGTACGATGCGCAGCAAGCGCAGGCACAGCCGCAGGCAACCGCTGGCGAGCAGGCCAACGGTCTGCTGGTGGCGGCGCCACAGCCGCAACCACGGCAGGATGTTGGCGAACAGGTCGCCAACCACACTCATGTCCATGGCGTTCCTG GATACTATAAAGGCCGCGTCAACAACACGAACACTGTTGCAGCTCCTCCTTCAGCAGCCCCTCTTGTTGCTTCTCCTCTTCCTGCTCCTGCAGCTCAACCGGAAAGGAATCTGAGCTGGATTGGCAAATG CCTCATGTGCTTCACCGGCGGCAGAAACAAGAGGTAG
- the LOC136481827 gene encoding uncharacterized protein isoform X2, which translates to MADASDNPADGYYSGRPLEYDAQQAQAQPQATAGEQANGLLVAAPQPQPRQDVGEQVANHTHVHGVPGYYKGRVNNTNTVAAPPSAAPLVASPLPAPAAQPERNLSWIGKCLMCFTGGRNKR; encoded by the exons atggccgacgcctcgGACAATCCTGCCG ATGGCTACTACAGTGGCCGTCCCCTGGAGTACGATGCGCAGCAAGCGCAGGCACAGCCGCAGGCAACCGCTGGCGAGCAGGCCAACGGTCTGCTGGTGGCGGCGCCACAGCCGCAACCACGGCAGGATGTTGGCGAACAGGTCGCCAACCACACTCATGTCCATGGCGTTCCTG GATACTATAAAGGCCGCGTCAACAACACGAACACTGTTGCAGCTCCTCCTTCAGCAGCCCCTCTTGTTGCTTCTCCTCTTCCTGCTCCTGCAGCTCAACCGGAAAGGAATCTGAGCTGGATTGGCAAATG CCTCATGTGCTTCACCGGCGGCAGAAACAAGAGGTAG